Proteins encoded by one window of Miscanthus floridulus cultivar M001 unplaced genomic scaffold, ASM1932011v1 fs_697_1_2, whole genome shotgun sequence:
- the LOC136532718 gene encoding uncharacterized protein, whose amino-acid sequence MAGMTATARGSMGGRNGARIDGRSSRHLPLLPPPPSLSSSSSSSPSLSSSSSSPSLSSSCSSPSPSAGRPQGTAGPVELGAGGGAWGRGSSGRLGASRVAIPGELGARGADELGEVAEDSGRGSVATGAGREHWLGAGASAARTGAGGGGAGRGHRGGPGKTSPKGDDGGGGGGAAGKCGGGWER is encoded by the coding sequence ATGGCGGGGATGACCGCAACAGCGCGAGGATCAATGGGCGGTCGGAACGGCGCGAGGATCGATGGGCGGTCGagtcggcaccttcctcttcttcctcctcccccttctctttcttcctcttcttcctcctccccttctctttcttcctcttcctcctccccttctctttcttcctcttgctcctctccttctccctctgctggccggCCGCAGGGCACGGCGGGGCCAGTGGAGCTCGGGGCCGGCGGGGGAGCTTGGGGCCGGGGGAGCTCTGGGCGGCTCGGGGCCAGCCGGGTCGCTATCCCCGGGGAGCTCGGAGCCCGGGGCGCCGATGAGCTCGGGGAGGTGGCCGAGGACTCAGGGCGCGGGAGCGTGGCCACCGGGGCGGGGCGGGAGCACTGGCTGGGCGCCGGGGCAAGCGCTGCTAGgacgggggcggggggggggggggcgggacgGGGGCACCGGGGTGGGCCCGGCAAGACCTCGCCGAAGGGGGACGACGGCgggggcggcggtggcgcggcagggAAATGCGGTGGCGGGtgggagagga